TCTTGAAAGGTTTCAGTACTgcctgggtcgtccttgttagacttGCTTACTGCCAATACCCCAAAACTCAAACTCGGTTGAATAGTTGATTGCGTCATCGTTTTTAAACCTCGGGTGAAGTAAGTATTTTCCATAGGGTCCAAATACTTCACGTGGCGCGTGTGCATATCGTCGGGTCGAAGCCGCATGGTGATGTTGGTATCTGGCttttgctcgtacgattcgtagtTCGACACGTTGCTAGTGGTGTAGGATACAACGTCAGCAGGCAGGCCAAGGTGTGTACGAGTTAGCAACTCGTTTCCCGCGTTATAAGTTGGACCCATCTTTAGCCATGCGTCACTTCCAAACTGTTACTCATAGTTGACTATAGGTGTGCCCACGTGACCTTTGAACGGAAACTGGTTTACGAACTTGGTCAAGCGGGGACTTGCCTTGTCAATGTGAATAAAGTCGTAAGCAAAGTTGTGACGTGGTACACCCATGCACGCAGGTATGCTCTTTTCGTCATCGCCATCGTGATCCTCGTTTCCGGGTGTGATCTTTAGACCCCAGTAGCTCTTAGCCAGATCCGAGTGGTCCTTCTCCTGAAATGGTAAATAAGACTGTGGCTTCATCGGGTtgtttgtctcgcctttcttcacacgacacatgccggtatccaagtagtggttcagtccgacggagctaaggccataaactagcatgtcagagttgacgggttggacaaccgaagagccagtcttccatggcgtgcgtaaaccatgaggggttaccttgacagagcagctaacagctcttgtgtgagctggtaggttaaggtaggtgccgtgaggaatgtaaagatacggccggtccactggcaagcgtgacaggctagtcagaactcctggaaacgttttctcggtgtcataaactaaattggtcttcagcattgcgtaggcccatatggtgagtattttgctgtcacggaagactgtgaccactccgtggtcgcgaggtacgcgcaaaatctgctgaacgagctctgtcgaattttcaccgtcacctccaactcctgctccgcctggacgggtgggggcgtctgagtgcatctgctgcgacatcccttgggcgtcgccggtagttgagtcaggctggtatcgctttgcgtctgctgtatctgattccccgttatgtgcacgtttccgtctatctcctggcattccatagagactacggcccaagacatattgttccacaatattcttcgtgcccagaccaactgcacctaatgcggagtgccagttacccgtgcgtctaaagtcgttcaagaagagagccgcagatgcctgatcagcagcaaagacgtccTCGTGGCTCGTGGCCCGCTCGTAGCCTTCGTCGTGCGACTTGgctatgccgtcgtcctcgtccaccggagctccgttgcgctgtggattcccgggacccaggtaccggtggcctgggaacaaaggcatactactctggttaggagatatacacatggtagcggtagcgacatcgacgacagctacactcttagccgcctctatttaattgactgactgaactgactgactgactgactgactgactgactgactgaactgactgactgacctaccgaccgaccgaccgaccgaccgaccgaccgaccgaccgaccgaccgaccgaccgaccgaccgaccgaccgaccgaccgaccgaccgactgactgaactgaactgaaccgaactgaactgaactgaactgacatAAAAAAACAGACTGATTGAGGCGACaccttttttttgcgcttgtcggtgtcaGTGTAGTTGGAAAGGCGCTAGCACTGCCGCCAACCGCCAACGCCGCAGCTGGTCTGAGTGTGATGTTATTGGCCCGTGCGAGCCTACCCACATTTCTGTGCACTTGTGCATGTTACTCCGCGATTTAGTTGGCCGTTGTGAACTCTCCTAGCGTGcttactgcaattacagttgatgaagcacccactacgcgtatgtgaagcaatacgcgccccCACGCAGCGGCACACATTTTTGATGCTTTAGCTGACATTGATAATGAATTATCGCTGAGCGCTGTGTAATGGGGAGAGCAGGTTTCAACCACGAAGCacccgcccactcgttgcgcaattcacttgGTGCGACAGTTGGTGCGATTCTATacttctgtcacgcaatagtaAATATTTTAACGTGGGCCTCGAAGGGGTGGTGccgtcaaatttcgaggctataaaaagGCTGTTAGAGGTTTCCACACTCAACACGACGGGTTATACAcagcaaacttgtaatatatattTTCACTCGCTTCCAAAGAGTGCCGGAGTGCTTAATCGCGCGATCGAGAGACATCGCTAATAAATGTTTGACGAGAGTCCTTGCCCAATTTTACGACGCTGTAAGGTGTTTGTCCTAAGCATcttgaagcactggcgtagcgGTAATTAGGATATTTGACTGCctcgcagaatgcgtgggttcgattccgccgCAATCCCTGATGTTGACTTGCAAGCCTTAAGAGGATGTTTACTTATATAGTTGTTAATCACTTCATCTATAAATTAATTAACTAATTTATTTGCATAATGAATTATTCATTAACATGCCTCGATTagcgggccagtggtgagtagtgagatttggcCAATTGATGTGGCACACGCCTGTTAGGATTGCCTGTTGAAAGGATCGCTGTCCGCGGAGTTACGAATGGCGTAGTTATATACAGCTTCACTGCAAAACTGCAGAAGTTACAGAGTACTACGTATACTCTACTGCGAGAGAGCATTCGTGTTTCCGCAATGCGTGTGCTTACATCACTTTATGCTTTACTATGGAAGAGCAGTAATCTCAGCAGTACATCCACGGACAGAAACTACAGCCTGCTACAAGTTCAGAATAAATACAACCTCCACCCCCAGAACTGCTGCCATTTTTCTGAGCAAGAGGGtggtgctaggtggtttccgctgCAAGCGTAAGTACCCGCTCGCTGACAATGTAAGTACTGCGCATATTAACAACTAAAAGTTGGCCGTCCCTACTTTGCATATTGCTGCCGGGTTGCATCTATCACCAAGCTGAAGTGAGCGAAGAGGGTGAGGACGGCTTTTTCtggtgaacagccaccatatTGACTGTCGGACTGTTTTCCTCTCTAAGGAGCTTGCAAACATAATCGGAACATTTTGGTGGATATGCTGCGTACTATGCAAGATGGAGCTAGTTCGACTAGCACTCCCGTCCAGCCGGTACAGCCAGTCATATTGACTCAGCCGCACAATCCTGGTAACTTCTGTGGCACAGACAACGTTAACGTCGATGACTGAATTGCGAAATACGAGCGTTTTGCAGCAGTCCATCGGTGGGACCCGACAATGACGACGGCCAGCGTTGCCTTCAAtgtctgcggaacagcaggcgtgTAGTTCAAGGTCCACGAATCAGCGATACCGAGTTGGGAGAATGTAATCAGAAGCTCCGTCACCTTTTTGGTAGACCAGCCGGGCGGCAACTGGCCGCTTCTAAATGTCTCTCCAGCCGGGCTCAAACTTCGACCGAATTGTATATGTCGTTTAGATAAAAGGGACGTCTGTGCTGCACCGCCAACTGCCGGTGTTACATCATGCATCGACCCCTTACCCTACAGACCCCGACCCCTACACCTCACAGACCAGTGTAGCCAACTTGTCCGGTATGCACAAAatttgcacacatgcactcaaTTACACTAATACTTCAAACCACCTCCTAAGGCTTGTATCAAAGTGCCGCATAGGCATCGTTGAATGTTTATATCTTCGTTAAAACTCGTTGAATGTTTCGCAAagaaatcgattcccgcaatgcgtgggatctgcccgaaTGTTTTTTATGACACTTATCAGGGTCTCGAACGGCTCCCAGACTGCGCACGCCTCGACCGACAAAATGCGAGTTTTGCATGAAATTATCACAATGTCCAAACATTCCTTGTGGTTAAatactccatgtcggctttacgtcTTCTCTcacaaattgttttttttttcacacaaccACACTATATTTCATTTGGGGCCTTAGAAATATCAAATGCTGCACTTTTACTTTTGTTTTTGCACCGCAGGTACAAAGTATTAATTCGGTTCAGATAAAAGAATATTTTACAAGCCTGGAGGTTCTGCCCAGTTGTTCAGCCACTCGCTTTCGAATGTGTTCTCTTTACAAGACCCACCACcaagaaaattgtttttgtttgattatttatttacttatgacGATTATCGTCTTACGTGACGAAAGCATGGACGGGCGGACATGTTTCTAGCTGAGTGTACGAAGAAAATCTGGCTCATTTAAAAGTCCTCTTTTGGACACGATGTAAAGCCGAAATGAATGATTGTACACAGCAGAAAAATTAATAGTTTTGTGCAATTTACCGCTGACGCGTTTCTGTGGGAGctggatgcggctgctgtggggccATTACAGACGCTGACGAATGTTGCGAAGATGAAAGACGCATTGGGCATGCCGCTCATAAAGAGCCTTCTCATGAAGGCCGCAACCTACGATGAAAATGTACGCTTACGCGTCACTTACACCAGGACAAAAGCAGATACTTCGTAGATattgaattcattcattcattcattcattcattcattcgttgctatgggtgtcagtgcttcttttgattgaACCTGCTCATTGATTGGGGACATAGCAATTGGGGAGTTGGAAATTGTAGGAGTCATTTAGGCGGCTACATTCGAATCAGTTGCTTTGTCTTGTAAACGGTTGTTTAAAGGATGGAATGGAAACTTGATTTTGTCTCTTGCAGTAACTTCCGTTGTAGTAAAGCTATTCGCATAGGTAGCCAAAGTTTCGAAATGAAACCGGATCCAGCAGGGAGGCTTTCAAGACTAATGGGTTTGGTGCGCCCCGTTACATTTGGCTCCATTCACAGTCGTCGGTCGTGGTGGTCTATGCACTCGCACCTCCTTTAGTGGAGTAGGTTCAGTACTCCTAATCTCCAACCATTTTTTGAAAGACATGATTGCTGCTTTTCTAAAGGCACCATACACTCCACAAACCATCGTTAATTTTGAGCCGCATATGAGCAAACGTGTGGTGGCACATAAGCGTTCTTCGCATGCTCGCGTACGCATTGAAGTAGCGACTGCCGTTGATTGAAGCGTTGATTGCCGTTGATCGACGTAGCATTGAAGTAGCGATTGCCGTGAtttcgttcgtttgttttagatgcgaagcagcttatggcgcagttcaatccggtgatgtgcggcgtgaccacccttactgcgcatgcgcattttccaccccctcctctcctcacctacgctcccccctctcgcgcacctcattttgtcctgtgcaacgccgcgatgagcgccctcctacgctgccccctctcacgcccctcattctctcctgcgcaaggccgcgatgagcgccagcgcatgcgcgtcccctccccctctctctcctttcctacgctgcccccctctcgagcgcctgtcgaccgcgttccccgcccgccttgtgagaattaacggccaggctagaggtaagacaagacgcgcgttaCTTTCCTCTTCGTAATTCACGACGCTTTCAATGtacggatgcagcttacggcgcggcacttcgccccagcttaagaacctggcgagccagctcatcAAAACAAAAATTACATCAACTCCCGCTCAAGTAAagcatctccccgctgcttcgcatccacacatagttctctttagtgggagatggtgtaatttttcctacAGGTAGTCAATCAATTGACTTATAAATTGAACCTCTgtttaacgaacactgatatagaatCATCGGTAATAGCGAACTGCATACGAGCTTTCCTTGGTCACGCCTCATTTGGGTCATGTTTATTCATTTTACAACAAAATCGGCAAACAGgagccgcagcgatatcgccTGTAACGAAGAAAAATTGGATCGCGCAAGGCTCGAAATACTGTCATTAAAGAGtagaataaatattgaaagacagaTCGCCACCCCATTCTATTTGTGGGGGttgtaaaataaacaaaaaatgctAGATATGTAGTGATAAAAGTTCCAGATATTCTGATGTCTCTTAGTCCTCATTCTCATAGATTTTCTTAATTTCTAGTCTTTAACTTAAAAAGCCACAAGCAGACACGGAAGGATGAAACTGTGTGTGTAGGAAGCCGGGAATAATGTGTTTTTGTATGTGGGATCATCGCTGGAGACAGACTGCCCATTTGCTAACGCTAATCTCTCTCTTAGCTGTTACAACCGTTATGGGATATAATGAAACTACTTTATGGTACCGATGCCACTTGCTTGTGAGAAGGTTCTACAGCACTGCAATGAAACAGATAATAAGTGCGTATTTTTTGTGAGTACTTGTAGTTTGTACGATACACTTTTTGCCTGATACGGTTACGGTCCCATGGGCCGTTGTTACCAGAGCCCAATAAAATTCCCTCTGTAGATGCTCGAAGCTCATCATGTTGACGCTTTTCTAAGACGCTGGTGTAACATAGGCGTATGTGCGAGCATTTGCGTGAGCGTCTAAATCAAACGACACATCGGTTGGTTGGGCAACCAACAACACTGATCTATTTATTTGAATCGCTTATATAGCTTCGGAC
The nucleotide sequence above comes from Rhipicephalus sanguineus isolate Rsan-2018 chromosome 8, BIME_Rsan_1.4, whole genome shotgun sequence. Encoded proteins:
- the LOC119402950 gene encoding uncharacterized protein LOC119402950 produces the protein MPGDRRKRAHNGESDTADAKRYQPDSTTGDAQGMSQQMHSDAPTRPGGAGVGGDGENSTELVQQILRVPRDHGVVTVFRDSKILTIWAYAMLKTNLVYDTEKTFPGVLTSLSRLPVDRPYLYIPHGTYLNLPAHTRAVSCSVKVTPHGLRTPWKTGSSVVQPVNSDMLVYGLSSVGLNHYLDTGMCRVKKGETNNPMKPQSYLPFQEKDHSDLAKSYWGLKITPGNEDHDGDDEKSIPACMGVPRHNFAYDFIHIDKASPRLTKFVNQFPFKGHVGTPIVNYE